TTGCCGCTGGTGAACAAGCGCTGAGTGTCTGGGCACCTGAAGGAAACAATGGGCATGAATGGAGAGTACTCTATCACGTTTACCGGTATTCGGTAAAACAATCCGGTGCACGCAGTTTGCTCTTGCAGCAGTCGGCATGCCCTTGCCCATTCAACCCATCGCAGGCTCCGGCTTGCCCACCAGTGTCTGGGCGGGAATGCCCAGCGCCAAAAGCCTGCGAATCATGTGCAGCGTGAGCGGGCGCTTGCCCCCCAAAATCTCATAGACCCGGTGGCGCGGGCCGATCCAGGGTGCCATGTCGGCCACCGTCAGGCCTGCCTGGTCCATGTGGAATTTGATCGCATCAACGGGGTCCAGCGGCTTCAGCGGGTAGTGCTTGCGTTCCCAAGCTTCAATGAGGGTGAGGAGCGCCTCGAACCAGGCACCTTCTTCACTGGCGGGATCACATTCATCAGGGGCATCGAAGAAACTTTCCGCCGTTTTCAACGCTGCCCGGTAATCGTCCTCGGTGCGAATGGGATGCAAGGTGTGCTGGCTCATGGTTTGATCTCCACGGTATGGGCGTCAATTCGGTCGTACTCGGCATGAGTGCCTGCGAATTTGATGTGCGCCGCCTTGCAAAGAGGCCCCCGCCGCGAAATTCCGCCGGGCCTTCTCCCTCCCCCTTTGGGGGAGGGCAGGGGTGGGGGCAAGCGCCACCACCCGCCACCGCCCATTTCAATTTCACCGGGCCGGGCTGATCACGCCTTCAACACCCCGTCTCCCGGCACCAAGCCCGCCAACTGCGCCCGCGCAATCACGTGCCCATGTGCCGCCGCGCGCGCCAGCCACATCAGCGCCAGCGCCTTGCCGCCGTCGCCCTCGTGACCGTTGCCCCCGCCAGCCAGCCCCGCCGCATGCAGCAGCGCCAGCCAATGCATCGCGTCCGCGCTGCCTTGGTCGGCGCCGGCCTGCAGAAAGTACAGCGCCGCCGCCGCGCCGGCGCTG
The DNA window shown above is from Comamonas sp. NLF-1-9 and carries:
- a CDS encoding type II toxin-antitoxin system HigA family antitoxin; this translates as MSQHTLHPIRTEDDYRAALKTAESFFDAPDECDPASEEGAWFEALLTLIEAWERKHYPLKPLDPVDAIKFHMDQAGLTVADMAPWIGPRHRVYEILGGKRPLTLHMIRRLLALGIPAQTLVGKPEPAMG